Proteins from a genomic interval of Flammeovirgaceae bacterium SG7u.111:
- a CDS encoding NUDIX hydrolase has protein sequence MDFRKFPNISVDCVVFGLDASGIQILLTKRTLHMYDGKYPEVDDWVLKGNHVFKSERLDETAKRIFKSLTGLEDMYMKQFRTFGNPERIKSDKDLLWVKSRGGDPRTMSVAYYFILPTNKVQLRSDNAKWFPLNKLPHLGFDHLEIINQALADIRSRIMAEPLIFEFLHDKFTLNELQHAYESVLDIEIDNRNFRKKALSKNYIVPLDEKKVGASKKPAKLYMFSRDIYNKISSKHNLVSL, from the coding sequence ATGGATTTTAGGAAATTCCCTAATATATCGGTTGATTGTGTGGTGTTTGGTTTGGATGCCTCTGGGATTCAGATATTGTTGACAAAACGTACCCTTCATATGTATGATGGTAAATACCCCGAGGTAGACGATTGGGTGCTTAAGGGAAATCATGTTTTTAAAAGTGAGAGGCTTGACGAAACTGCCAAGCGTATTTTTAAAAGCCTCACTGGACTCGAGGATATGTACATGAAGCAATTTCGGACTTTTGGGAATCCGGAGCGGATAAAAAGTGATAAAGATCTGCTTTGGGTGAAAAGTAGGGGTGGCGATCCAAGAACAATGTCGGTGGCATATTATTTTATTTTACCGACCAACAAAGTACAGCTTAGGAGCGACAACGCAAAGTGGTTTCCGCTTAATAAGCTTCCTCATTTAGGCTTCGACCACCTCGAAATTATCAACCAGGCCCTTGCCGATATACGGAGTAGGATTATGGCAGAACCTCTCATTTTTGAGTTCTTGCACGATAAATTTACGCTGAACGAACTACAGCATGCTTACGAATCGGTCTTAGATATTGAAATTGATAACCGTAACTTTAGGAAAAAGGCATTAAGCAAAAATTATATTGTACCGTTAGACGAAAAAAAGGTGGGGGCATCAAAAAAACCGGCGAAACTTTACATGTTCAGTAGAGATATTTATAACAAGATTAGTAGCAAACATAATCTTGTTAGTTTGTAA
- a CDS encoding MFS transporter, translated as MATAIAATAANLYYNQPLIPSIGRSLVLQESMLGFIPSASQIGYAMAIFFISPLGDVMNRKLVIRNLSITLTLALLGVYWAPNFGVLITATFVVGLGANITQQLLPLGISLTTPKNKGKVVATLMTGLTTGILLSRTVSGFIAEHFGWRTVFLGAAIIAAVIGVVLHMVLPANKPTVRLSYPKLLGSMFTLVKTKPLLRDAAFVGALWFAAFNAMWATIAIHLMDKPFSYSVQQVGLLGFVGAAGIFGAKIAGKWVDKIGSRKVMIVSITVVLISFVVMAIGQNSIIALCIGIVLLDLGVFGSQIPNQVRVFSVDTNAQSRANAVYMLFYYIGASLGSALGVSVISQYGWLGLTTFGFTLVAIALTYHILKKPKYGFKKSPLLKTNI; from the coding sequence ATGGCTACTGCCATAGCCGCAACAGCAGCCAATTTATACTACAACCAACCTTTAATCCCCTCTATTGGCAGATCTTTAGTACTACAAGAGAGTATGTTGGGTTTTATACCATCTGCATCACAAATTGGGTATGCCATGGCTATCTTTTTTATATCGCCTTTAGGCGATGTGATGAATAGAAAACTAGTTATAAGAAACTTGTCCATAACACTAACCCTTGCATTGCTAGGGGTGTATTGGGCTCCAAACTTTGGCGTGCTAATAACTGCCACCTTTGTGGTGGGGCTAGGAGCCAATATTACCCAACAACTATTACCGCTGGGTATATCCTTAACCACACCCAAAAACAAAGGCAAGGTAGTAGCCACTTTAATGACAGGGCTAACCACTGGAATTTTACTCTCAAGAACAGTAAGTGGATTTATAGCAGAACATTTTGGATGGCGAACCGTATTTCTGGGAGCAGCAATTATAGCTGCTGTCATCGGCGTGGTCTTGCATATGGTTTTACCTGCCAATAAACCAACTGTAAGGTTAAGCTACCCAAAACTATTGGGCTCTATGTTCACATTGGTAAAAACAAAACCCTTATTGCGTGACGCTGCTTTTGTAGGCGCATTGTGGTTCGCTGCTTTCAATGCGATGTGGGCAACCATTGCCATTCACCTTATGGACAAGCCTTTTTCATATTCCGTGCAGCAAGTTGGATTATTGGGTTTTGTAGGCGCAGCTGGAATATTTGGGGCTAAAATAGCTGGAAAATGGGTAGATAAAATAGGCTCTAGAAAAGTAATGATAGTTTCTATTACCGTGGTATTAATAAGCTTTGTGGTAATGGCCATTGGGCAAAACTCGATCATAGCACTTTGCATAGGTATTGTACTATTAGATTTAGGTGTTTTCGGCTCACAAATCCCCAATCAGGTGCGTGTGTTTTCTGTAGACACCAATGCACAAAGTAGAGCCAACGCTGTGTATATGCTGTTCTACTATATTGGAGCGTCATTAGGCTCTGCCTTAGGTGTTTCGGTTATTAGTCAATATGGCTGGTTAGGACTTACCACGTTTGGCTTTACTCTAGTAGCAATCGCACTAACATATCACATTCTGAAGAAACCAAAATACGGGTTCAAAAAATCTCCATTATTAAAGACAAATATTTAA
- a CDS encoding carboxymuconolactone decarboxylase family protein — protein sequence MTTLKVHTIESAPEGSKESLDQSVKAFGMLPGLHGVLASSPQVLEAYKTLHGLFQDTSFNEEELTVVWQTINVEHECHYCVPAHTGIAHMMKVSPELTEALRNRASMPTDKLQALHEFTLKVVRNRGHVTQEDLDTFYAAGYGEQQVLEVILGLSQKVISNYTNHIANTPVDEAFQKFAWELQTV from the coding sequence ATGACAACATTAAAAGTTCACACAATAGAATCAGCTCCAGAAGGAAGCAAAGAATCATTGGACCAATCGGTAAAAGCATTTGGAATGCTGCCAGGCTTGCATGGAGTTTTAGCTTCTTCACCACAAGTATTAGAAGCCTACAAAACATTACATGGCTTATTCCAAGATACGTCATTTAACGAAGAAGAACTTACCGTAGTTTGGCAAACCATTAATGTAGAACACGAATGCCATTACTGTGTGCCTGCTCATACCGGAATTGCCCATATGATGAAAGTTAGTCCCGAATTAACAGAGGCATTGAGAAATAGGGCATCTATGCCAACTGATAAATTGCAAGCCTTACATGAGTTCACTTTAAAGGTGGTACGTAATCGTGGGCACGTGACACAAGAAGATTTAGATACATTCTATGCAGCAGGTTATGGAGAGCAACAAGTCTTGGAGGTTATCTTAGGTTTATCACAGAAAGTGATCAGTAATTACACCAACCATATAGCCAACACTCCCGTAGACGAAGCATTCCAAAAATTCGCTTGGGAACTACAAACAGTATAA
- a CDS encoding SDR family oxidoreductase, whose amino-acid sequence MNTHQFGKKGWTPERIGNLKGKTYAITGTTSGTGFEAARILLSKGAKVVMLNRNSKKSEDTIATLKQELGNDIDVSSIRMDLAEQASVKKAAEEVLKTVSQIDALMCNAAIAQVPKQTLTVDGWESQMGTNYYGNFTLQALLFPLIEKSKGRIVTVGSMGYDMGIKTIKFDDLNWDKDYTPNDAYSQSKLAQIMSIYELQDRLKEAGKTDVKAYACHPGSSRTNLISTSGSFMMKLIFGMMKLSPLTQPAENGAYPELMCATEPDLDQTEFYGPTGRSNWVGPVGAHELKPHAKDKAVSKKLWDLSEKETGIKWNI is encoded by the coding sequence ATGAACACACATCAATTTGGCAAAAAAGGTTGGACTCCGGAAAGAATAGGGAATCTAAAAGGCAAAACATACGCCATAACAGGTACTACCAGCGGTACGGGATTTGAAGCAGCGCGCATATTGCTATCTAAAGGAGCAAAAGTGGTGATGCTCAACCGTAACTCGAAAAAATCGGAGGACACCATCGCAACCTTAAAACAAGAGCTTGGTAATGATATAGATGTATCCAGCATACGTATGGACTTAGCGGAACAAGCTTCTGTGAAAAAAGCTGCAGAGGAGGTGCTAAAGACAGTTTCTCAAATCGATGCATTGATGTGTAACGCTGCTATTGCTCAAGTGCCAAAACAAACACTAACTGTTGACGGTTGGGAAAGTCAAATGGGAACGAATTACTATGGGAATTTTACACTTCAAGCTTTATTGTTCCCACTCATTGAAAAATCTAAGGGGCGAATTGTAACAGTAGGAAGTATGGGATATGATATGGGAATTAAAACCATCAAGTTCGACGATTTGAATTGGGATAAAGACTACACGCCAAACGATGCTTACAGCCAAAGTAAGTTGGCGCAAATCATGTCAATCTACGAACTACAAGACCGACTGAAAGAAGCAGGAAAGACAGATGTGAAAGCCTATGCCTGCCATCCAGGTTCGTCACGAACAAACCTCATCAGTACTAGTGGTAGCTTTATGATGAAATTGATTTTTGGTATGATGAAATTGTCGCCATTAACACAGCCTGCCGAAAATGGCGCATATCCTGAGTTAATGTGTGCTACCGAGCCTGATTTAGACCAAACCGAATTTTATGGTCCAACTGGGCGTAGCAATTGGGTAGGGCCTGTTGGGGCGCATGAATTAAAGCCGCACGCTAAAGACAAAGCAGTATCCAAAAAACTCTGGGATCTGTCAGAAAAAGAAACAGGTATTAAGTGGAACATATAA
- a CDS encoding mannitol dehydrogenase family protein, with translation MKTTISLNQESLSTMPPSIKTPSYDRNKVTTSIVHIGVGNFHRSHEAYFTNELMERYGVLDCGICGVGLLDYDRRIYNILKDQDGLYTLITKELDGSLSAKVIGSIVEYIFAPENPIAVIEKMANPDIKIISLTITEGGYNLNEGTGEFDFSNPVVVEDMKNPMSPKTVFGYLAQAMKLRMQRGIEGCTIQSCDNIQGNGNIAKKSLMNYVEKAEPELLPWIEKNVTFPNAMVDRITPVTVAEDIVKLQEEFHINDQWPVVCEPFIQWVVEDKFANGRPAWEKVGVQFVDNVVPYENMKLRLLNAGHSVLGMLGALHGYTTIDEAARDNDFHDFLRAFMDEEASPTLGNLGGLDLEKYKDSLIERFQNVYIKDLIARICLESSAKIPIFLLPTIKAQLQNSGNFERAAFVVAAWCKYNDGIDENGNKYTIEDAMSNELIRTAALSHQDPIRFLEIEPVFGDLVNNKAFVDAFLSSLQRLRENKVKECVKEMNQKVV, from the coding sequence ATGAAAACAACAATATCGTTGAATCAGGAAAGCTTAAGCACAATGCCTCCGAGCATTAAGACCCCTTCCTACGACAGGAATAAAGTCACTACAAGTATCGTACACATTGGGGTAGGAAACTTTCACCGCTCACATGAAGCGTATTTCACAAACGAATTGATGGAACGTTATGGCGTGCTCGACTGCGGGATCTGCGGAGTAGGGCTGTTGGATTATGACCGCCGTATCTACAACATCCTAAAAGATCAAGATGGGCTTTACACCCTAATTACAAAAGAGCTTGATGGGTCGTTAAGCGCCAAGGTTATTGGCTCTATTGTGGAATATATTTTCGCCCCCGAAAACCCGATTGCTGTAATTGAAAAAATGGCAAACCCCGATATTAAAATTATATCGCTTACCATTACCGAAGGTGGTTATAACCTCAACGAAGGTACCGGCGAATTCGACTTTAGCAACCCTGTAGTTGTTGAAGATATGAAAAACCCAATGTCGCCCAAAACCGTTTTTGGCTACCTTGCACAAGCCATGAAATTGCGCATGCAGAGAGGTATAGAAGGCTGTACCATCCAATCGTGCGATAATATTCAAGGCAATGGAAATATAGCTAAAAAATCACTAATGAACTATGTTGAAAAAGCCGAGCCAGAATTATTGCCATGGATTGAAAAAAATGTAACCTTCCCCAATGCTATGGTAGACCGCATAACACCGGTAACTGTTGCCGAAGACATCGTAAAGCTACAAGAAGAATTTCATATAAACGATCAATGGCCAGTAGTTTGTGAGCCATTTATTCAATGGGTAGTGGAAGACAAATTTGCCAATGGCCGACCTGCATGGGAAAAAGTAGGCGTACAGTTTGTCGATAATGTGGTACCGTACGAAAACATGAAATTGCGCTTGCTGAATGCCGGCCACTCTGTGCTAGGTATGCTTGGCGCATTGCATGGATATACTACTATTGACGAGGCTGCACGAGATAATGACTTCCATGATTTCCTTAGAGCTTTTATGGACGAAGAAGCCAGCCCAACATTAGGTAACCTTGGCGGCTTAGACCTAGAGAAATATAAAGACAGTTTAATAGAACGCTTCCAAAATGTCTATATAAAAGATTTAATTGCTAGAATTTGCCTTGAAAGCTCAGCAAAAATACCAATCTTCTTACTGCCAACTATCAAAGCTCAATTGCAAAATAGCGGTAATTTTGAAAGAGCGGCATTTGTTGTGGCAGCGTGGTGCAAATATAACGATGGCATTGATGAGAACGGAAATAAATATACTATTGAAGACGCCATGAGCAATGAACTTATTCGCACTGCGGCCTTGTCGCACCAAGACCCTATTCGCTTTTTGGAAATAGAGCCTGTTTTTGGTGACTTAGTAAACAACAAGGCTTTTGTAGACGCATTTCTCTCATCTCTACAAAGGCTAAGGGAAAACAAGGTAAAAGAATGCGTTAAAGAAATGAACCAAAAGGTTGTGTGA
- a CDS encoding DUF6503 family protein: MVKKVGDYQKLRSKKDVAYTYTYTTPDGKADISTEKYIFDGELSYGEYKQHQRTLPQLEGTMEQGYDGKEYWLKANGKLVNDTTALKRVMFSRPTNFYWFAMFQKLLDPGLRYEYLGEKELDNKSFDIVKVSFESQNDKPTDIYQLYINKETGIVDQFLFTVADFGIIEEPLLMQMEHEEIDGFLIPSKRKYKKSTWDAEVTDAPWILVDWSDIKFDNNLKKEEFSK; the protein is encoded by the coding sequence ATGGTAAAAAAAGTAGGTGATTATCAAAAACTAAGGTCTAAAAAGGATGTGGCGTACACCTACACCTATACCACACCAGATGGCAAGGCGGACATTTCTACAGAGAAATACATTTTTGATGGAGAATTATCTTATGGAGAATACAAGCAACACCAGCGTACTTTACCTCAGCTAGAAGGTACAATGGAACAAGGGTATGACGGTAAGGAATATTGGCTAAAGGCAAATGGAAAGTTAGTTAATGACACAACAGCACTAAAAAGAGTCATGTTCAGCAGACCTACCAATTTTTATTGGTTTGCCATGTTTCAAAAATTGTTAGATCCAGGTTTGAGGTATGAATATTTGGGTGAGAAAGAATTGGATAACAAAAGCTTTGATATTGTAAAGGTTTCTTTTGAATCTCAAAATGATAAACCCACCGACATTTATCAGCTTTATATCAATAAAGAAACAGGAATAGTAGATCAATTTTTGTTTACTGTAGCCGATTTTGGTATTATAGAAGAACCGCTACTCATGCAAATGGAACATGAAGAAATAGATGGTTTTTTAATACCTAGTAAACGTAAATACAAAAAATCTACTTGGGATGCTGAAGTAACTGATGCGCCTTGGATCCTCGTTGATTGGTCTGATATTAAATTTGATAACAATCTAAAAAAAGAAGAATTCTCAAAATAA
- a CDS encoding SDR family NAD(P)-dependent oxidoreductase: MKKTIEALGCLDILINNADSLVARTILDEMETEFWHKVMDINLTSMMFVTRAAATTASIPIQRAGNAADVAREQLFT, from the coding sequence TTGAAAAAAACGATAGAAGCATTGGGTTGTCTAGACATACTGATCAACAACGCAGATTCGCTTGTAGCACGTACAATACTGGATGAAATGGAGACTGAATTTTGGCATAAGGTAATGGACATCAATCTCACATCTATGATGTTTGTAACGCGAGCGGCAGCAACAACAGCCAGCATCCCCATCCAACGAGCAGGTAATGCAGCTGACGTAGCGCGCGAGCAGTTGTTTACCTAG
- a CDS encoding peroxiredoxin-like family protein, protein MSLTDQLSERRNNSAKVIPEAKRSIMLKSTADLKSQHLSEKALKTGQILPPFTLKYIEGNDVSLEHFKSQFLVISFYRGGWCPYCNMELKALQNILPELTALNSELIAITPETPDNSLTTLEKNELTFAVLSDIDNTYAKSLGLVFQLPEDLQGVYKDFGIEVDKHNGNNDFELPMPATYIVNKDREVIYSFVPEDYTERLEPETILEVIKNQNEKP, encoded by the coding sequence ATGAGTCTTACAGATCAATTATCAGAAAGAAGAAACAACAGCGCAAAGGTAATTCCGGAGGCAAAACGTTCGATAATGCTAAAAAGCACAGCGGATCTTAAGTCTCAACACTTGAGTGAAAAAGCACTGAAAACTGGACAAATACTGCCACCTTTTACCTTAAAATATATTGAAGGTAACGATGTTTCGTTGGAGCATTTTAAATCCCAATTTTTAGTAATATCATTCTATAGAGGCGGCTGGTGTCCCTATTGCAATATGGAGTTAAAAGCTTTGCAGAATATTCTTCCCGAATTAACAGCACTAAATAGCGAATTAATTGCTATTACACCAGAAACGCCAGACAATTCACTCACTACTTTAGAAAAAAACGAATTAACGTTTGCAGTATTAAGCGACATTGATAATACGTATGCAAAGTCACTAGGATTGGTCTTTCAACTACCAGAAGACTTACAAGGTGTTTACAAAGATTTTGGTATCGAGGTGGATAAACACAATGGAAACAACGATTTTGAATTGCCAATGCCCGCAACTTACATTGTAAATAAAGACCGAGAAGTTATTTACAGTTTTGTCCCAGAAGATTATACCGAGCGCCTAGAGCCAGAGACTATTTTAGAAGTTATTAAAAACCAAAATGAAAAACCCTAA
- a CDS encoding TetR/AcrR family transcriptional regulator: MARKKQYNEDAVVEKAMNLFWRNGYKATSMQMLEKEMSINKFSIYSSFGNKHGLFLESLKSYKRKVNSIFEEFKNSNNGIEDIKTFFYNSVRICNENGNEKGCLVTNTYYEFSEGEDELINKEMNSFMNSLKELFIEKLKMDANKDEETVLKQANFLLLAKHGLAAASKVNTTEEIEDYIEMTFKNL, translated from the coding sequence ATGGCTAGAAAAAAACAATATAATGAAGACGCAGTAGTAGAAAAAGCTATGAACCTATTTTGGCGAAATGGTTATAAAGCTACTTCTATGCAAATGCTTGAAAAAGAAATGAGCATTAACAAGTTTTCTATATATTCTAGTTTTGGAAACAAGCATGGCTTATTTCTCGAAAGTTTAAAAAGCTACAAAAGAAAGGTAAACTCTATTTTCGAAGAATTTAAAAATTCAAACAACGGCATAGAAGACATAAAAACCTTTTTCTATAATTCAGTTAGAATTTGTAATGAAAATGGAAATGAAAAAGGGTGTCTCGTTACAAATACTTACTATGAGTTCTCAGAAGGAGAAGATGAACTTATAAATAAAGAAATGAATTCCTTTATGAACAGTCTGAAAGAGTTGTTCATTGAAAAATTAAAAATGGATGCCAATAAAGATGAAGAGACTGTTTTGAAGCAGGCTAACTTCTTACTATTGGCAAAGCACGGCTTGGCTGCAGCGTCCAAAGTGAATACTACAGAAGAAATAGAAGACTATATTGAAATGACATTTAAAAATCTATAA
- a CDS encoding helix-turn-helix transcriptional regulator yields the protein MQHFKTLSAYLDYLELPRPEHPMLSVFSATADGFLPCPKESSPPITNDCYSISLKKIVKGEVNYGRTHYDFTNGALIFIAPRQVLQWDHSMVYDQKGFSINFHEDFLKGTELAHQIKKFGFFSYSANEALHLSPKEEKQIESIVENIDIEYQNNQDKFSKDIIVSQLSTLLKYANRFYERQFLNRKELSNSLLEKFNQQLSAYFDSGQLQEKGIPSIEKIADKLSVSQRYLSDTLKKETGKTSTEHLQLYLIDEAKNILLNPNKTIAEVAYDLGFEYPPYFSRLFKKKEGISPTEYREKYKLN from the coding sequence ATGCAACATTTCAAAACACTATCTGCTTATTTAGATTACCTGGAGCTTCCGCGCCCAGAGCATCCTATGTTGAGTGTGTTTTCTGCTACAGCCGATGGTTTCTTGCCTTGCCCAAAAGAAAGCTCACCGCCCATTACCAACGATTGCTATTCCATTAGTTTGAAGAAGATTGTGAAGGGCGAGGTAAACTACGGACGAACACACTATGACTTTACCAATGGGGCACTGATTTTCATAGCCCCAAGGCAAGTGCTGCAATGGGATCACAGCATGGTATACGACCAAAAAGGCTTTTCAATTAACTTTCACGAAGACTTTCTGAAAGGGACAGAATTAGCTCACCAGATTAAGAAATTTGGTTTCTTTTCGTATTCGGCCAATGAAGCCCTTCATCTTTCCCCCAAAGAAGAAAAGCAGATTGAATCGATTGTGGAGAATATTGACATCGAATACCAGAATAACCAAGATAAGTTCAGCAAAGATATCATCGTTTCGCAACTCAGCACACTTTTAAAATATGCCAACCGGTTCTATGAAAGACAGTTCTTGAATAGAAAAGAACTCTCCAATAGCTTATTGGAGAAGTTTAACCAGCAATTATCAGCGTATTTTGATTCAGGACAATTACAGGAAAAAGGCATTCCAAGCATTGAGAAAATTGCGGACAAACTATCGGTTTCGCAGCGCTACCTAAGCGACACACTTAAAAAAGAAACAGGGAAAACCTCAACCGAACATCTGCAATTGTACCTAATTGACGAGGCCAAAAATATTCTGTTGAACCCCAATAAAACGATCGCTGAAGTAGCCTATGATTTGGGCTTTGAATATCCGCCCTATTTTTCAAGATTATTCAAAAAGAAAGAAGGCATCAGCCCTACGGAATACAGAGAAAAGTATAAATTGAATTAA
- a CDS encoding helix-turn-helix domain-containing protein — protein MKTYQDIKELLVDLNVKKKPIDPNFHIFKFHETSDIAKDALNPHLKTFFTIDFYADNLSERQIGTTKIEDLTNSIAFNSPLQLFSVTPFEGKPGVNGYSLLFDAQFFVPKKHQYEIQHEFPYFKLNSNPSYKLTTTDLPLIKKLFDTIYEESYKDDTHTVELVRSYLVVLLLQTKRIVGNAVGMVKLKRYQEITANFEELILKETAKYRSIAEYADAMHVTPIYLSECVKKATGLTAKKVLSNYMTLRAKALLVQTTDSVAEIAYNMGFDEPTNFIKFFKNNEGITPAAYRKPP, from the coding sequence ATGAAAACCTACCAAGATATTAAGGAATTACTAGTTGATCTTAATGTAAAGAAAAAGCCTATAGACCCTAATTTCCATATCTTTAAGTTTCATGAAACTTCAGACATTGCAAAAGATGCGCTAAACCCACATTTAAAAACCTTTTTTACGATAGATTTTTATGCCGATAATTTATCTGAAAGACAAATAGGCACAACTAAAATTGAAGACTTAACCAACTCTATTGCTTTTAATTCTCCTTTGCAATTGTTTTCTGTAACACCTTTTGAGGGCAAGCCAGGGGTCAATGGCTATTCTTTACTTTTTGATGCACAGTTTTTTGTCCCAAAAAAACATCAATATGAAATACAACACGAGTTTCCTTATTTTAAGCTGAATTCTAATCCTTCTTACAAATTAACTACAACAGATTTACCTTTGATAAAAAAACTATTTGATACCATTTATGAAGAATCTTATAAGGACGATACCCATACGGTAGAACTGGTACGCTCTTATCTTGTGGTACTATTACTTCAAACAAAGCGAATTGTTGGCAATGCTGTTGGTATGGTCAAACTAAAACGCTACCAAGAAATCACCGCAAATTTTGAAGAGTTAATCCTTAAAGAAACTGCTAAATACAGAAGCATTGCCGAATATGCCGATGCTATGCATGTAACCCCTATTTATTTATCAGAATGTGTAAAAAAAGCCACTGGCCTAACGGCAAAAAAAGTTTTGTCTAATTATATGACGCTACGTGCCAAAGCTTTATTAGTACAAACCACCGATTCTGTTGCTGAAATTGCCTATAATATGGGTTTTGATGAGCCTACCAACTTCATCAAGTTTTTTAAGAATAATGAAGGTATAACTCCTGCCGCTTACAGAAAACCACCTTAA
- a CDS encoding IS5 family transposase, with protein METDQSRLTAQQWEYIKEYLPVQRKRKYDLRDVVDGIFYILRTGMQWRNLSGGYPPWQSVYYYFRRWKQDNTLERINAQLNKKWRVGENKKETPSMLSIDSQSVRCAPFIGQDTGIDGNKKVDGRKRHVVTDTLGLVWGVLAGPANEPDGAAGQRVADPLLGYLDRIKKILADHAYKEGFMGWVEENIRGVGVEISSCPPTAKGFVPIKWRWVTERTFGTLNFFRRLSKDYEKTTKSLGAMAKLPNNTQQAQKKT; from the coding sequence ATGGAAACCGACCAAAGCCGATTGACTGCCCAGCAATGGGAATATATCAAAGAATACCTACCTGTGCAAAGAAAGCGTAAATATGATTTGCGCGACGTGGTGGATGGCATATTTTATATCTTGCGCACGGGGATGCAATGGCGGAACCTCTCCGGTGGATACCCCCCATGGCAGAGTGTCTATTATTATTTCCGCAGATGGAAACAGGACAACACCTTGGAGCGTATCAACGCCCAGTTGAACAAGAAATGGAGAGTGGGGGAAAACAAAAAGGAGACCCCCAGTATGCTATCCATTGACAGCCAGTCGGTAAGGTGTGCGCCTTTCATAGGCCAGGACACCGGCATAGACGGCAACAAGAAGGTGGACGGCAGGAAAAGGCACGTGGTCACCGACACGTTGGGGTTGGTATGGGGCGTGCTCGCCGGCCCGGCCAACGAGCCTGATGGGGCGGCAGGGCAACGGGTGGCCGACCCCTTGCTGGGCTACCTGGATAGGATTAAGAAGATACTGGCCGACCATGCCTACAAAGAAGGCTTCATGGGCTGGGTGGAGGAAAATATCAGGGGTGTGGGGGTCGAGATTTCCTCTTGCCCACCGACCGCCAAGGGCTTCGTGCCCATCAAGTGGAGGTGGGTCACGGAAAGGACTTTCGGGACGCTCAATTTCTTCAGGAGGCTGTCCAAGGACTATGAAAAGACCACAAAAAGCTTGGGTGCTATGGCAAAACTGCCAAATAATACTCAACAGGCTCAAAAGAAAACATGA
- a CDS encoding peroxiredoxin-like family protein, protein MNTIERNSLQDVLKAKKEAWETDASSDQKAMATENIEAIINTHFEENAINLGDKAIDFTLKNALGNCTNLETNLKEEPVILTWYRGGWCPYCNITLQFLQNSLPEFKKHGASLLALTPELPDKSLSTKEKHHLEFQVLSDVGNKVAKKYGLVYKLTDALAEAYKNGLGLHNYNGDDSSELPITATYVIDKNGIVKYAFLDADYRNRANISEIVEVLKTLQTK, encoded by the coding sequence ATGAATACCATAGAACGAAACAGTCTGCAGGATGTATTAAAAGCTAAAAAAGAAGCGTGGGAAACCGATGCATCCAGTGATCAAAAAGCAATGGCTACCGAAAATATAGAAGCTATCATCAACACACATTTTGAGGAAAATGCTATTAATCTGGGTGATAAGGCTATAGATTTTACGCTAAAAAATGCTTTAGGCAATTGTACCAATTTAGAAACCAATTTAAAAGAAGAGCCTGTAATACTCACTTGGTACAGAGGTGGTTGGTGTCCATACTGCAACATAACCTTGCAGTTTTTACAGAACAGTTTACCCGAATTTAAAAAGCATGGAGCTAGCCTATTGGCTTTAACACCAGAACTACCTGACAAATCGCTTTCTACCAAAGAAAAACACCACTTAGAATTTCAGGTATTGAGTGATGTTGGGAACAAAGTGGCAAAAAAATACGGCTTAGTTTACAAGCTAACAGATGCTTTGGCAGAAGCTTATAAAAACGGCCTTGGCTTACACAATTACAATGGAGATGACAGTAGTGAATTACCTATTACCGCTACCTATGTCATAGACAAAAATGGTATAGTTAAATATGCTTTTTTAGATGCAGATTACCGCAACAGAGCCAATATTTCCGAAATAGTAGAAGTGCTAAAAACACTTCAAACAAAATAA